The Pseudophryne corroboree isolate aPseCor3 chromosome 12, aPseCor3.hap2, whole genome shotgun sequence genomic sequence cccatgtatttttacagcatacaagacaggtccagtgtacttttattttaacagcagcagccctgtatttttacaacatacaggaccagtgtacttttattaaaacagcagcacccctgtatttttacagcatacaagacagggccagtgtacttttattttaacagcagcacccctgtatttttacagcatacaagacccatgtactttattttaacagcagcacccctgtatttttacagcatacagagccagtgtacatttattttcactgcacccaatgaaacaccagtgacagccaggacagcacccctaacagcacagggacaccacagtgacaggaacagcacctgtacagagcacacactgaccccaccaccaacagagaaacagaggtctgtctccctctccaAATCCAGACTGAAAATCCTGTGAGAATGCAACCGTGGGATGAtgtttttgcctcgttctggtttccgagtctggtgggaagtcccgagccagactttgATCCGTGTTCGGAGTATGAAGTTCAAGgaaggtttggttctctgagaaccgaactcgctcatctctactgcttacCTCTCTCATTCTCTGCACCTCTCACTGTACTTCTCACTGCCTGCTTCCTTCTATCATgccctgcacctctcactgcttgcttccctctctcattccctgcacctctcactgcctgcttccctctctcacccaCTGCACATCTCATGGCCTGCTTTCCTATCTCATCCCCTGCATCTCTCACTGCCTGCTTCCTTCTCTCATCCCCTACACCTCTCATGGCCCGCTTTActctctcatcccctgcacctctcatgGCCCGctttcctctctcatcccctgcacctctcactgcctgcttccctctctcattcACTGCACCTCTCACGGCCTGCTTTCCTCTCTCATTCACTGcacctctcactgcctgcttccTTCTCTCATCCACTGcacctctcactgcctgcttccTTCTCTCATCCCCTACACCTCTCATGACCCGctttcctctctcatcccctgcacctctcatgGCCTGCTTTCCTTtctcatcccctgcacctctcactgcctTCTTCCTTCTCTCATCCCCTGCATCTCTCACTGCCTGttttcctctctcatcccctgcaCTTCTCATGGCCCGctttcctctctcatcccctgcaCTTCTCATGGCCCGctttcctctctcatcccctgcaCTTCTCATGACCCGctttcctctctcatcccctgcaCTTCTCAATGCCTCTTTCCCTCTCTCGTCCCCTGCACTGTGCCATACTCCAAGACTACTATAGAAGAATAAAAGAGGTTGGATTCCTGCGCCTAAAGGGATGAAGTGCGGTGGGGAGGAATATGGTTGTATCCGTAGTAGAGGCAAAATCTAGTGTGCCATATGCACTACCACTGACCCTGTAGCCTATATGTCTGTATCTTTTGTATTTGTATGCATATTAGAGTGTGTGCACATATGTAAGTAGGGAAGAATGCCTGTGTGTTTACTTTGTGCAATCTCCATCCTACACCACCCCACTCTTCCATTCTCCAATGAgccatatattaggcagcaagtgaacagtcaGTTATTGAAGTTGATCTGTTGTAAGCAGGAAAAATGGGTAAGCATAAGGGTCTCAGCAACTTTGAGAAGGGCCAAATTGTGATAGCTAGATAACTGGGTTAGAGTGTATCCTAAGTGGCAAGTTTTTATGGGTGTGCCAGTATGCAATGGTTAGTACCAAACATAACTGGCGACAGGGTCTTCGGCGAACAAGGCACATTGATGCACATGGGGAGTGAAGGCTAGCCCATCTGGTCCTATCCCATTCCCACCACCACCCTGTGTACAGTGCCCATTCTCTGTCTGACCTCTGTCCCGCCTCGTTCCCAGAGACGTGACACTACTGATTCCATTATGTATATAATTAGAATTGAACATCACTGTTGACATGTATGTGCATCCAGATCAGTTTGCAAGGTGGGTAAAATGAAGAGATTGGCATTGCATCACTAATGGCAGGTACTGAGATCTGTTAATGGTGCTGGAGGGTCAAGCAGAAAGGGGAGATGGTACTGCCACAGTTACAGTGAAACAGCCTGCAAAGTTTACTTGGCCACAAATTCCATGTCCTCTCAAAGAATGAATCATAATGGCAGCCTTTAATTGACTGGCTGAACATTCCTGCCCTCAGCTGCTGGGACTGCTATAACATTTTAAATAAAGAAGCTCTTCTCAGACAATGTGAATTGTGTCAATAACCGCCACGTCACTTGGGACTTGTCCACTCTTCCTGATAGCTGGGCATGCCATTCGATTTTCTATAGATTCGGGCCCGTCCAGGAAAGGAGGCAAGTATGCTATAGATGCAATACAGTGTAATTGTTTTTAATATAGTTTTGTACTTATTTTTTGTATAGGCTTGATAATTTTTTTTCCATCtgcttttggccctcattccgagttgttcgctcgctagctacttttagcagaaatgcaaacacaaagccgccgccctctgggagtgtatcttagcatagcagaattgctaacgaaagattagcaattctgctattaagtatttccttgcagtttctgagtagctccagacctactcctagattgcgatcacctcagtccgtttagttcctgttttgacgtcacaaacacgcccagcgtccggccagccactccccccatttctccagccactcccgcgttttctgctggcacgcctgcgttttttagcacactcccagaaaatgctcagttaccacccagaaacatccacttcctgtcaatcattctccgatcaacagagcgactgaaaagctttgttcgcccgtgagtaaaatagcatagtttcgtgtaaaattgcttagcgcatgcgccctgtggtgcatacgcatgcgcagaactgccggattttagcctattagcaattctgctaaaaatagcagcgagcgaacaactcggaatgaccacctttgttgtttttagtagcagaaccTATGTTTCTTGATAGGTATCAGCAATGTGTGATGGAAGTCAGTCCTCCCAATGAATAGCTTAACCAAGGATTTGCTTAATAACCAGGTAGAACAGCAGGATGTAAGACACAAGGTTAAAGCAGCACAATGCAAGAAAGTGCAATGGGAGACCGATCCAGCCAGGAGTGCAGCCGGTGCTGGTGGTGTCAGGGTGGTGTACAGTGGCACAGCTgtcggtatatgtggcactggtatGGCTAGTGTTAAGTCTgtgacttatatttcaataaggGTTTTCATGTAACCAGCACACagtgagtgttgcatgcttctttactgaaAAACTGTAGGAAGCCAAAGACACAGAATAGATATTCATACGCCAACTATTACAAACACAAAATAAGATCCATTGTAACCTTCCACCGGaatacatatacagcaatgggaactatgggggacattccgaCCCTGTGAAAAAGAATTAATTTGCTGCGCTTGGATAAAAGCAGCTCTCTTAAAGGACTGAATATTGTTTTGTTATGGGAGAGCGCTAGTGATATAGCTTGTGTGTTATGTATTTATTTGTAGCGGCACCTGTTGAAAAAAGAAGTTGATTATTTTTATAAAAGAATGTTTACACTCTTTAGAGTGAAAGTAGGGTAGCCTGCAACATGTCTTGTAGATGTTTTATACAGCCGGTGCCTCTCCCTACCTGTCCCTGCACTGTTGTTGTTGGAGCCGCTGCTGTCCGTGTACTGTTGCTCTGATCTCCATTCTTGTGCAGCCGCCACACATCACTAGCGCTCTCCCATAACAggacattctgacccgttcgcacgaggctgtttttcgcagtggtgcgaacgggtcggttctgcgcatgcatggcggccgcaatgcgcaggtgtgtcattgcccagcgagcaatgacaagaagaccgaagaaagcgatagctaccgcgatcgcaagaaggaggaaggcgttccggggcgtcaactgaccgttttctgggagtggtgcgacaAATGCAGGcatatccaggcgtttggagggcggatgtctggcgtcaattccggaacctgcaacgctggattcatcgcacagggtaagtaagtcttaccctggtatagttctacacaaaactttttttgcatagcagggctgcacaagcattcgcagccttgctatgcaaaaaatccttcccccataggtggcatctagttgatcacatgggcagcaaaaagtttctatgtgcgatcaactcggaatgaccccctatatgcagcacAGATAAATGCAGACATAGAAAGAGGTTAGCACTATGCAATGTTTACGTCACCCCAGAAGGCTACAAATGAAGCCTTTGAGGTGCCTTACAAACTCTGGGTAACGATGTTTAAATCCCAGAGTGACTGGCTGCTTCACCGAAATCACAGAAGATTCAGGATGTTATTGTTACTAAGGGAACCTCTTGCTCAGGTGACTCCATAGCAGTCTTTGTAGCTGACCCAGAGGGgtacattttctccacagtgtcaggaacagtctctgtagcaGTTCTGGAGGGGTATACATAAACCCCCACATCACTGGCTTGGCTATGTCCAGCTGTAGATGTACAGTCAGTTTGCCTCCCGGCCTCAAATATTTGATCAATGTGGCAATGCCACAATTCTCAGACTTCACATACATCATAGGGGCGATTTAGAAGAAACTATTCCCGGTTGCCATTTGTCTCCTCTGTAATCACAATCACCTCTTGACCAATGTCGAAGGACTGAATAGGCTTCTCATAAACAGATTGAAATTGTTTGTTGTGTACCTTCCGTCTCACATCTGGTTTTATCAAGTCCCACTGAGACCGCAAGTTCCAGTGCATAAAGAGCACAGCAGGTGGCTGAACGGTAGTGCAGTGCTCAGTTCTACGATATATAAACAGAAAGTTGTCAATCTTGTATTGCAAAGGTAGATGTTCATGGTGCATGGACTTGATATGATGTGAATGTTTGTACAAATCTCTCAGCCAAACCGTTAGTGGCTGGATGGTGTGGAGCTGATGTAAAATGTTTAATGCCTTTGTATTCCATGAACTTTCTGAATTCCATGGACACAAATTGTTGCCTATTGTCACTGCACACTTGCACCGGTAGACCATTTTTTGGCAAAGatggttcgcagcacagcaattgttTTCTCAGATGTAGTGGATTTCACCTTTATTACCTATGGTCATTTTGAATGACTGTCCACCGCAATAAGAGACATACAATCCATGAATGGACCAGCAAAGTCAATAAGTACCACTGCCATGGAGATGATGGCCATTCCCAGGGGTGTAATGGTACTAAAGTTGTGACTTTTGAACTCTGACATCCTTCACCCCCTTTTGTCAGTGTTTTGATTTGACATAGATTCCTGGCCACCACACATAGCTTCTAGCGAGATTCTTCATTTTTACTGTGCTTAGATGACCCTCTTGTAAACTGTCCAAAACTCTGTTTTGCAGTTTCGGTGATATATATTACCACTCTGGACCCACACAATAGAGTTCCTTGGCAGACAGAAAGCTGATCTCTCCTGGCCAAAAACCTGTAATATTCAGCATCGCCATGTTTAGGCCAACCTTTGAGAGTTAAATCCTTTACTTTTGATAGTACCGGGTTTTTCCTTGTTTCCCGATTGATCATGTCATTGGTAATAGGTAGCTGTTCCATCAACATATTGTGATACACTTCAAGGGGGTCTCCACCACTGTCCTCCTCACTTTGGGGCAAGGAAGAACGCAATAGGCCACCAGCGTTGCCATGTTGTTTTTGTTCATTTAAACTCAATGTTGTATGAGTGTGCACCTAGGAATAGTGACCAACATTGAAGCCAAGCAGCAGTTATGGCTGGGACTCCCTTGTGAGGGTTAAATATTGATACCAATTATTGATGATCCGTAGGTAATGTAAACCTTTGCCCATAAAAATATTGATGACATTTCTTTACTCCTCATACTAAACTTAAGGCCTCTCAATCAAGTTAAGCATAATTCTTCTCTGCTACTGTCAAGGACCGTGAAGAAAATGCTATTGGTTTCTCACTACCATCTCTCAGTTGATGTGATAACACTGCTCCAATGCAGTATGGTGCGGCATCACTCGCCAGTCAGATGGGTAGTTTTGGATCAAAATGAGTAAGGACTTTATCATATGTAATCAATCTTTTTGTTTCTGAGAATGCTTTCTCACAGTCTTTTGTCCACATTCAACGTGCATTTTT encodes the following:
- the LOC134979944 gene encoding octapeptide-repeat protein T2-like, whose product is MRSAGDERGKRAMRSAGDERGKRAMRSAGDERGKQAVRDAGDERRKKAVRGAGDEKGKQAMRGAGDERGKRVMRGVGDERRKQAVRGAVDERRKQAVRGAVNERGKQAVRGAVNERGKQAVRGAGDERGKRAMRGAGDERVKRAMRGVGDERRKQAVRDAGDEIGKQAMRCAVGERGKQAVRGAGNERGKQAVRGAGHDRRKQAVRSTVRGAENERGKQ